From the genome of Phalacrocorax carbo chromosome 5, bPhaCar2.1, whole genome shotgun sequence:
cccatccctgcctgctcctgggtGTCCCCCCCTCGGTGGCCTGTCCCTGATCCCCCCAAGCTCCAGCAAAGCGCCTCTCCTGCAATAGCAGCCACAGGCAATGGGCCAGCAGGTCCCTTTATTCAGGGATGCCATGGGGACTTCTACCCCTCCACttgtccccccccagcccccccaatTTGTCCCAGTGACCCTGAGACATCCCAAAATTGCCGTGGGTGACAGCAGCAGATACCCCCGTGCTCTGTcaccctgctcccagcaggttCCCCATGCCGGGCTGGCACCAACCcagccttccccctccctctaCCCCATGCCAGGGCTTGAaccaccccagcagccccccaaaAACCTGTGAGGCTACAGAGATGGGGGTGACCACTCTGGCTTCCCAGGGCCCtgtcccctctgcccagcatccctgtccccaggaaAGGGTGGGTGATGCCCCATCACCCCCCGTGGCACCATATCAGCCCTCCTATGGCCCCCTACAGAGGTGGGGGGCACTTGGCCGTGGCGGCTGGCTCTGGTAGCGCCTGGAGATCCAGGCGAAGAGCAGGCAGGTGACCGACTGGATTCCCGCCAGCAGGAAGAAGTAGTTATCCATGCGGCAGCTGTTGATCCTCCCTGCCAGAGGGAGGGTGGTCAGAGCCGCGGGGGTGGCCCTCAGGACACCCCCGTGTCCCGCACCCCATCCCCACTGGCCACAATGGCACCCCAAGCAGGAGGTGACACCCGTGTCCGCGTGCCAGCGCTCACCGTAGCGCTCCGGGCAGCGCATCCACCCGTGGGCCGGCAGCGAGAGGAGGGTCAGCAGCCCCGACCCCAGCAGCGAGCCCACCCCAGAGATGAAGAAGAAGAGACCCATGATAGCTCCTTTCATGGACTTGGGGGCCTCGGCATAGGCAAACTCCAGGCCTGTGGGAAAGCGGAGAGAGCACGGGGAAAGGCTTGAACGCTTTAGGGTTCCTCCAACAAACCCACCCACCGtggtggggggggctgcagtGGGTGCCCCAGGGCTAGGGAGTGGTGGGCACCGCTCACCGGGGATGCTGGCAAAGAGCTCGCTGATGCCGATGAGCAGATACTGGGGGACCTGCCACCAGATGGGCAGCGTGGCAGCCAGGTAGCGGTCCTTGCCGATGAGCTGTGACACCGTCTGGTTGCGACGCACGTACTGCAGCCGCTCCCGCTCCAGGACACCTGCGGGATGCGGGCAGGGGGCTGAGCACCCTCCGAGCCCCTGCCCGCGGCAGCATCCCACCCCAGCCCGGGTCCTACCCGCCGTGAGAACAGAAGCGAGGCCGAAGAACATGCCCAGGGCCATCCTCTGGAGCGCCGAGGGCAGCAGCCTCCGCTTGGCTAGGAAGGGGTCGATGACACGGTCCTTCAGGGGCACCAAGGCTAGCAAGACCACCACGTtggccaggagcagccaggcaTCTGGGAACTGCGGGGCAGAAGCAGGTCAAGCCCCATCCCTCACCCATGCCGGGGAGCTCAGCATCTCACGGGGTGCCTcagctcccaccccagcccctcaACCATCAGCTCCATGGAGCTGCCGGCCCCATCCCTCACCGTGTAGCCGTGCAGGGTGCGGGCAtggtcctggctgtgctggaagATGCTGGGGATGTGGAGGTGCAGACCTTGCAGGTAATACGTCGACTGCATCTGAAAGGCGGCGGGATGGTGGCTCCGTGGGCTCAGCTCCCAGAGGGACCTGCCACCACTGACGGTCCCTGCCCGGTGCAAAGCCCACCCCGCACATCACCTGGAAGTAGACCATCCAGTAAGGGATGAAGGTCAGCATCACGGGCAGGATCCGGGCCAGCACCTGGAAGTTGGTAAGGTCCTCCTTGAGAGTAGGGGCTCCAGGCTGGGGACTGCTGTTGGGGAGAGGGTCCCCGGGCTCCCACCGGTGATCACTCAGCCTGGGGAGAGGGATGGTGTGGGAAAGGCCAAGGCTGGGAGGGCTCAGCCCCCTGCAGACCCCCCACCCTTCTCACCTTGGCCAGGTACAGCCGCAGCTGTGCAGGGCCAGCTTGATCATGACAGAGACCTGGCTGCCTGTGGGGGGCTTGGTGATGAAGGTGGGGGTGGccaggaggaagatgaggagggCCAAGGCCAGACAGATGACGGGGATGAGGTAACCAGCCAGAAAGCTGATGTTCTGCTGGACAAAAGCCACCACCAGCAGGGAGAAGACGGCCCCGATGTTGATGCTCCAGTAGAACCAGTTGAAGAAGCGCTGCGTGGCATCACCGCCCTGGTCTCTCACCTGCCGGTGCAGACGGACAGGTCCCAGGGCTGGATCTCAGCCCGGGCAGAGCCAAACCTCAGCCCTGTATGCAGTGCTTCTGCTTcatcccctgtccccccaccctcccgcATCCCCCCAGACCCCATCTCAccaccctcccctgccccacccctcGCCTCTCCTGgattccttccctccttcccccagcaagGATGTCCCCAAGGGTCTTGAAAGGTTTGGAGGTGGTCTATGGGGTGCAACCACATCTCCTCCACCCTATGGGAGTCTTCCCCCCCACTTGGCTTggcagaaggggaagggagacCCACAGGTCTGTGACAGCCCAGTGCGGGGCGAGCACCCAGCCGGGAAGAACCAGCTGGAaagaggcagagggaggaggacGCGGCCGGCTGCCACGCTCACCTGGTCGGCGCCGAAGGAGGTGAGGTTGGCTCTGACGGAGCTGACGCCCAGCGCCAAGAGCAGGAGGCCGCTGTAGATGGTGGGGGCACAGTACTGCTCGGGGGGCTGCCAGGAGCAGTTTTGGATGGT
Proteins encoded in this window:
- the SLC15A3 gene encoding solute carrier family 15 member 3 isoform X1, with translation MARTGDGGERSPLLRGTPLKGRRAACAAVLVVEGLERAAFFGITANLVLYLTSSTFSWGGTQASRACLLFLGASYLLSPIGGWLADVYLGRYGTVALSFLLYLLAACLLPITTSLDGRLSVCGQLPANTIQNCSWQPPEQYCAPTIYSGLLLLALGVSSVRANLTSFGADQVRDQGGDATQRFFNWFYWSINIGAVFSLLVVAFVQQNISFLAGYLIPVICLALALLIFLLATPTFITKPPTGSQVSVMIKLALHSCGCTWPRLSDHRWEPGDPLPNSSPQPGAPTLKEDLTNFQVLARILPVMLTFIPYWMVYFQMQSTYYLQGLHLHIPSIFQHSQDHARTLHGYTFPDAWLLLANVVVLLALVPLKDRVIDPFLAKRRLLPSALQRMALGMFFGLASVLTAGVLERERLQYVRRNQTVSQLIGKDRYLAATLPIWWQVPQYLLIGISELFASIPGLEFAYAEAPKSMKGAIMGLFFFISGVGSLLGSGLLTLLSLPAHGWMRCPERYGERWHADTGVTSCLGCHCGQWGWGAGHGGVLRATPAALTTLPLAGRINSCRMDNYFFLLAGIQSVTCLLFAWISRRYQSQPPRPSAPHLCRGP
- the SLC15A3 gene encoding solute carrier family 15 member 3 isoform X3, with the translated sequence MARTGDGGERSPLLRGTPLKGRRAACAAVLVVEGLERAAFFGITANLVLYLTSSTFSWGGTQASRACLLFLGASYLLSPIGGWLADVYLGRYGTVALSFLLYLLAACLLPITTSLDGRLSVCGQLPANTIQNCSWQPPEQYCAPTIYSGLLLLALGVSSVRANLTSFGADQVRDQGGDATQRFFNWFYWSINIGAVFSLLVVAFVQQNISFLAGYLIPVICLALALLIFLLATPTFITKPPTGSQVSVMIKLALHSCGCTWPRLSDHRWEPGDPLPNSSPQPGAPTLKEDLTNFQVLARILPVMLTFIPYWMVYFQMQSTYYLQGLHLHIPSIFQHSQDHARTLHGYTFPDAWLLLANVVVLLALVPLKDRVIDPFLAKRRLLPSALQRMALGMFFGLASVLTAGVLERERLQYVRRNQTVSQLIGKDRYLAATLPIWWQVPQYLLIGISELFASIPGLEFAYAEAPKSMKGAIMGLFFFISGVGSLLGSGLLTLLSLPAHGWMRCPERYGRINSCRMDNYFFLLAGIQSVTCLLFAWISRRYQSQPPRPSAPHLCRGP
- the SLC15A3 gene encoding solute carrier family 15 member 3 isoform X2, which translates into the protein MARTGDGGERSPLLRGTPLKGRRAACAAVLVVEGLERAAFFGITANLVLYLTSSTFSWGGTQASRACLLFLGASYLLSPIGGWLADVYLGRYGTVALSFLLYLLAACLLPITTSLDGRLSVCGQLPANTIQNCSWQPPEQYCAPTIYSGLLLLALGVSSVRANLTSFGADQVRDQGGDATQRFFNWFYWSINIGAVFSLLVVAFVQQNISFLAGYLIPVICLALALLIFLLATPTFITKPPTGSQVSVMIKLALHSCGCTWPRLSDHRWEPGDPLPNSSPQPGAPTLKEDLTNFQVLARILPVMLTFIPYWMVYFQMQSTYYLQGLHLHIPSIFQHSQDHARTLHGYTFPDAWLLLANVVVLLALVPLKDRVIDPFLAKRRLLPSALQRMALGMFFGLASVLTAGVLERERLQYVRRNQTVSQLIGKDRYLAATLPIWWQVPQYLLIGISELFASIPGLEFAYAEAPKSMKGAIMGLFFFISGVGSLLGSGLLTLLSLPAHGWMRCPERYAAAWITTSSCWRESSRSPACSSPGSPGATRASRHGQVPPTSVGGHRRADMVPRGVMGHHPPFPGDRDAGQRGQGPGKPEWSPPSL